One window from the genome of Xenorhabdus bovienii SS-2004 encodes:
- a CDS encoding reverse transcriptase domain-containing protein, translating into MTAGRIFKKSFSERNLLKVYKEKIKESGAIGIDRVRPSKLDSTIKNEIKFISEKVNSGSYKFTAYKEKLISKGANSNPRQISIPTARDRITLRALCECLTEIYPDSRLRLPHKVIDSLKVALNSGLYTEYAKIDLRTFYPSIKHTLIADAIKNKVRKSEIRKLIMSSLVVPTVSEFKGSKGASANPRGVPQGLAISNILAEISLSIFDKEINEIPDIWFMRYVDDILILTPNSQAETMASHVIKKLQLLNLNPHPLNEENSKSKVGNLDESFDFLGYHISQGELLIKHESILRFESSLAKIFTAYKHAVLQAKNKCDKERAIAYCQWKLNLRITGCVFEGKRLGWVSYFSQISTTAQLRSVNHTVSHLIRRFSLSSEIKQKSLIKTFYELRRGTADTFKYIPNFDNLDISQKRELVSMWIGKDKAKMLSNSEIERKFKFKIANSAKELEEDISGIS; encoded by the coding sequence ATGACTGCTGGTCGAATCTTTAAAAAATCCTTTTCGGAAAGAAACCTCCTCAAAGTATATAAGGAAAAAATAAAAGAATCCGGTGCTATTGGCATCGACCGAGTTCGCCCTTCTAAACTCGACTCAACGATAAAAAATGAAATTAAATTTATTTCTGAAAAAGTTAACTCTGGTAGTTACAAATTCACAGCCTATAAAGAAAAGCTAATATCTAAGGGAGCTAACTCTAACCCCAGACAGATCTCAATACCCACAGCCAGAGATAGGATTACTCTCAGGGCTCTTTGCGAATGTCTTACAGAAATTTATCCTGACTCTAGGTTGAGACTGCCACATAAAGTAATTGATTCACTGAAGGTTGCATTGAATAGCGGCCTATATACAGAATATGCTAAGATAGATCTCAGAACCTTCTACCCTTCAATTAAACATACACTGATAGCTGATGCAATAAAAAATAAGGTTAGAAAGAGCGAGATTAGAAAATTAATAATGTCGTCATTGGTCGTTCCTACAGTAAGTGAATTTAAAGGTAGCAAAGGCGCCTCAGCGAACCCCAGAGGAGTACCTCAGGGGCTAGCAATTTCAAACATTTTGGCTGAGATTTCTTTATCCATTTTCGATAAGGAAATCAATGAAATTCCAGATATCTGGTTCATGCGCTATGTTGATGACATTCTTATTCTGACCCCAAATAGCCAAGCCGAAACGATGGCATCTCATGTTATTAAGAAGCTCCAACTATTGAATTTAAATCCTCATCCACTAAATGAGGAGAACTCAAAATCCAAAGTTGGTAATCTGGATGAATCCTTTGACTTTCTTGGTTATCACATAAGCCAAGGAGAATTATTAATCAAGCATGAGAGTATTCTCAGATTCGAATCCTCACTAGCAAAAATTTTCACTGCATACAAGCATGCGGTACTGCAGGCTAAGAATAAGTGCGATAAAGAGCGAGCCATAGCGTACTGTCAGTGGAAACTCAACCTTAGAATCACAGGGTGTGTATTTGAGGGGAAACGCCTGGGATGGGTATCATACTTCTCGCAAATATCCACAACGGCCCAACTTCGCTCCGTTAATCATACCGTAAGTCATCTTATCCGCCGATTCAGTCTTTCATCTGAAATAAAACAAAAATCTTTGATAAAAACATTCTATGAACTTCGTCGTGGAACTGCGGACACATTTAAATACATACCTAACTTTGACAACCTAGATATATCTCAGAAGCGAGAACTTGTTTCAATGTGGATAGGTAAAGATAAGGCAAAAATGTTAAGCAATAGTGAAATAGAGCGAAAGTTTAAATTTAAAATAGCCAATTCCGCAAAAGAACTTGAAGAAGATATTTCAGGAATATCATAA
- a CDS encoding phage tail protein → MMIKTFDFPARVGTSGEFEPIVRTVQFGDGYKQTSGDGINTQRESWPLSFVGAQSDIQPIMDFLREHQGWRSFKWRNPLSELGLYQAGKFTIQANGTYFTLSVTFTRIYHP, encoded by the coding sequence ATGATGATAAAAACCTTTGATTTCCCTGCAAGGGTAGGTACAAGTGGGGAGTTTGAGCCTATTGTGCGTACCGTCCAGTTTGGTGATGGTTATAAACAAACGTCAGGCGATGGGATCAACACGCAGCGAGAAAGCTGGCCCTTGTCTTTTGTCGGGGCACAGTCAGACATACAGCCTATCATGGATTTTTTGCGTGAACATCAGGGCTGGCGCTCATTCAAATGGCGTAATCCGTTATCTGAACTTGGGTTATATCAGGCGGGAAAATTCACTATTCAGGCCAATGGTACTTATTTCACCCTTTCCGTGACATTTACCCGCATTTATCACCCTTAA
- a CDS encoding type II toxin-antitoxin system VapC family toxin, with protein sequence MYVLDTNVVSELRKIRAGKADPNVAKWAESVDAADLFVSAITIMELELGILLIERKDATQGTLLRAWLEQHVLPEFTERTLPVDTAVAQRCARLHVPDRASERDALIAATALVHGMAVVTRNVADFQPTGVTILNPWEPNS encoded by the coding sequence ATGTATGTACTCGATACCAACGTAGTGTCCGAGCTACGAAAAATTCGGGCCGGGAAGGCCGATCCAAACGTGGCAAAATGGGCTGAAAGTGTCGATGCAGCCGATCTCTTTGTTTCCGCCATTACCATAATGGAATTAGAGCTTGGCATTCTGTTGATTGAACGTAAGGATGCTACGCAAGGAACCCTGTTGCGGGCGTGGCTGGAACAACATGTCCTGCCGGAATTCACTGAACGCACGTTACCTGTTGATACCGCCGTGGCACAACGCTGCGCACGGTTGCATGTTCCTGACCGCGCCAGCGAGCGTGATGCACTGATTGCAGCGACAGCGCTTGTGCATGGAATGGCGGTAGTTACGCGTAACGTAGCCGATTTTCAGCCGACAGGTGTTACAATCCTCAATCCGTGGGAGCCGAACTCTTAA
- a CDS encoding phage tail tape measure protein, which yields MANLSTLTVGLLVNATAFKSQMMDAYRYAGRESERFNDKSVADANKVKKSYSSLASHIKSVSGQLALLAGMGFSLSSMISHTRQYGQALSDLSAITGATGAQLKKLDETAQQLGRTTEFGATGIANALKLMASAKPELLKNTAALTQATEKAVILAQASGIELPEATKALALSLNQFGASAAQADRYINVLAAGAKYGSSEINETAQAIKNGGTVAAQAAISFEALNAVIQILAAGGIKGAEAGTAIRNIILALEKSNDKKLKPSVVGLGSALDHLKSKNLSTAEAAKLFGRANISAASQLVVGRGKLDALTQSLTDTRVAYDQASERANNLSADLDVLASAFEGMAIKIGQNADGPLRSGVQNATSAINALSENFNLVASVALHTLIPVMATKLTAGLRENITAWRATEKAARDVAKQQAETAKRTIEQANATLRSTEAQGRHIKYLESTNRLHGLSVNYAKEKRILIRQETEALKLQTQATGQLEAANRRLSYSYRALSAAGGVARGALAMIGGPFGAAMLVGSALYGLYHHSVQAREGLRHLKDETVETVAGLQRLSRIKVEVELDKTDDDINHLKEELKQIDSQLERYSQTRIKRLQNRRKGFLSFLYEDPKEVEKQGRVLLSRREDILKGIENKTARKKNLQATSVAGIFDQPPPEPPKPEGNGTGNPWTGQDLIKEEKQGKQSLNLYQQLRKEIEQTHATSLDRIRFSEKEMLGKIHEVGKSGMASESELQRLKTLNAENHQKQRLELAEKYSPAAALIRQEKEASAELKALYRERLLTEQEYLFASKTLYQTSVKDKLAEQAKQISAPHLDMTGEVDPVVQLQNQLIEQTALYDTYYRNGLLSKERHEQLITAAANRSKDAQFAAAKDLYASQGDFQKMQMDLLDMVEQRTGNSLTGMLTGTKSFSESMRELSASLAQSIIQDLIRIAMQALITKAISGFFGGAMGGMGASALSSAGGGLSSVGSGTTITPDVWKSPIMNAKGGVYQSADLSQYSGQIVSSPTLFKFAKGGGVMGEAGPEAILPLKRGTDGKLGVQATGSTDNQTFNTVHIVIHSDGTHDTKTSRGAESAGQDIAKFVDQRFKFLLHKSLSQGGELSAAIKGGR from the coding sequence ATGGCTAATTTATCGACATTAACGGTCGGCTTGCTGGTCAATGCCACCGCATTTAAGTCCCAGATGATGGATGCCTATCGTTATGCCGGACGGGAGTCTGAACGTTTTAACGATAAATCGGTGGCAGATGCCAACAAGGTGAAAAAGAGCTATAGCTCTCTGGCATCACACATTAAATCTGTGTCCGGGCAACTGGCGTTACTGGCAGGAATGGGGTTTTCACTGAGCAGTATGATTTCCCATACCCGCCAATATGGTCAGGCATTGTCCGACCTGTCTGCCATTACGGGTGCCACGGGTGCGCAGTTAAAGAAACTGGATGAAACCGCCCAGCAGTTAGGCCGAACCACCGAATTCGGGGCAACCGGTATTGCCAATGCCCTGAAATTAATGGCCTCCGCGAAACCGGAATTGCTGAAAAACACGGCAGCGCTGACGCAGGCGACGGAAAAAGCGGTGATTCTGGCGCAGGCGTCCGGTATCGAATTACCTGAAGCCACCAAAGCACTGGCGTTATCGTTAAATCAGTTTGGGGCCAGCGCTGCGCAGGCAGATCGTTATATCAACGTACTGGCCGCCGGCGCAAAATACGGTTCGTCGGAAATTAACGAAACGGCGCAGGCGATTAAAAATGGCGGAACGGTCGCGGCACAGGCCGCGATAAGCTTTGAAGCACTGAATGCTGTGATCCAGATATTGGCGGCAGGCGGGATAAAAGGCGCAGAAGCCGGGACCGCGATCCGCAATATTATTCTGGCTCTGGAGAAATCCAACGACAAGAAACTCAAGCCTTCGGTGGTGGGGCTGGGATCAGCACTGGATCACCTTAAAAGCAAAAACCTGTCCACAGCGGAAGCCGCGAAGCTGTTCGGGCGGGCGAATATCAGTGCCGCGTCTCAGTTGGTGGTGGGTCGTGGCAAGCTGGATGCGTTAACGCAGTCACTGACCGATACCCGGGTCGCCTATGATCAGGCATCTGAACGGGCGAATAACCTGAGCGCTGATCTGGATGTGTTAGCCAGTGCCTTTGAGGGAATGGCGATTAAAATCGGCCAGAACGCCGATGGTCCGTTGCGTAGCGGGGTACAAAATGCCACCAGCGCGATCAATGCGTTGTCCGAAAACTTTAATCTGGTTGCCAGTGTGGCATTGCATACGTTAATTCCTGTGATGGCGACTAAGCTGACTGCGGGATTACGTGAAAATATTACGGCATGGCGCGCCACCGAAAAAGCCGCTCGTGATGTTGCTAAACAGCAGGCAGAAACCGCAAAACGGACAATTGAACAGGCCAATGCCACGCTGCGTTCAACGGAAGCACAGGGCAGGCACATTAAATATCTGGAAAGCACAAATCGCTTGCACGGTCTTTCCGTCAATTACGCAAAAGAAAAAAGAATCCTGATCCGGCAGGAAACGGAAGCTCTCAAATTGCAAACACAGGCAACCGGGCAACTTGAAGCGGCTAACCGCCGGCTTTCTTATTCCTATCGGGCATTATCTGCCGCCGGGGGAGTTGCCCGTGGCGCACTTGCCATGATTGGTGGGCCATTTGGTGCAGCGATGTTGGTGGGTTCAGCCTTGTATGGATTATATCACCATAGCGTTCAAGCCAGAGAGGGGTTGCGGCACTTAAAGGATGAAACCGTTGAAACGGTGGCTGGACTGCAACGTCTTTCCAGAATTAAGGTGGAAGTCGAGCTTGATAAAACTGACGATGATATCAACCACCTGAAAGAAGAACTCAAGCAGATTGATAGCCAACTGGAACGGTATTCTCAAACCCGAATCAAGCGATTACAAAATCGTCGAAAAGGGTTCTTGAGTTTTCTTTATGAAGATCCGAAAGAAGTTGAAAAGCAAGGTCGGGTATTACTCAGTCGAAGAGAAGATATCCTCAAAGGGATAGAAAATAAAACAGCAAGAAAGAAAAACCTACAGGCAACATCGGTAGCGGGTATCTTTGACCAACCACCGCCGGAGCCGCCAAAACCCGAGGGGAACGGCACGGGTAATCCGTGGACAGGCCAAGATCTCATCAAAGAAGAGAAACAAGGCAAACAATCACTTAACCTTTATCAGCAGTTACGTAAGGAAATTGAGCAGACCCATGCCACCAGCTTGGATCGCATTCGGTTCAGCGAGAAAGAAATGCTGGGTAAAATCCATGAAGTTGGCAAATCGGGTATGGCTTCGGAAAGTGAGCTTCAACGCTTAAAAACCCTCAATGCCGAAAATCACCAAAAGCAGCGGCTGGAACTGGCAGAAAAGTATTCTCCGGCAGCCGCGTTGATTCGGCAGGAAAAAGAAGCCAGCGCAGAGCTTAAAGCCCTGTACCGCGAACGATTGTTGACCGAACAGGAATACCTGTTTGCCAGTAAAACACTGTATCAAACTTCGGTAAAAGACAAATTAGCAGAACAGGCGAAGCAAATTTCCGCCCCGCATCTGGATATGACGGGTGAGGTTGATCCCGTTGTGCAACTGCAAAATCAGCTCATAGAACAAACCGCGCTTTACGACACCTACTACCGGAACGGACTTCTCAGCAAAGAACGTCATGAGCAGTTAATAACAGCAGCGGCTAATCGCTCCAAAGACGCGCAATTTGCCGCCGCAAAGGATTTATATGCATCACAAGGCGATTTTCAGAAAATGCAGATGGATCTGCTGGATATGGTCGAGCAACGCACGGGTAACTCGTTAACAGGCATGTTGACAGGCACAAAATCATTTTCGGAATCCATGCGGGAACTGTCGGCATCACTGGCACAATCCATCATTCAGGATCTGATCCGTATTGCGATGCAGGCACTGATAACCAAAGCTATCTCTGGTTTCTTTGGGGGCGCAATGGGAGGTATGGGAGCCAGCGCATTGTCTTCAGCGGGAGGCGGCCTGTCTTCAGTCGGTTCTGGAACAACCATTACCCCAGATGTCTGGAAGAGTCCCATCATGAATGCGAAAGGTGGCGTTTATCAATCTGCGGATTTAAGTCAGTACAGCGGGCAGATTGTCAGTAGCCCGACCTTGTTTAAGTTTGCCAAAGGGGGCGGAGTGATGGGGGAAGCGGGACCCGAAGCCATCTTGCCACTCAAACGCGGTACTGACGGTAAGCTGGGTGTGCAGGCCACCGGCAGTACGGACAACCAAACCTTCAACACCGTCCATATTGTGATCCATTCCGATGGCACCCATGACACAAAAACATCTCGTGGTGCGGAATCAGCGGGGCAGGATATCGCGAAATTTGTCGATCAACGATTCAAATTTTTACTGCATAAAAGTCTAAGTCAAGGTGGTGAACTCAGTGCGGCGATTAAAGGAGGCCGATGA
- a CDS encoding SLATT domain-containing protein, producing the protein MRDNIWFTYKARINAHHRLEWLEKHSQFILVWYAILSAVLSIVTLRFPKVLGNNTDILATILSVALLGISLVVSNLDFRGRAISMRRNYLALQRLYSDTTIGQPLTLEQRKKYHELLDEVENHLDIDDQIARVAQVGLTTRIPTKKEKRTVLGWKIKRFIFTYSFYLLPLVWIAYDCWSNL; encoded by the coding sequence ATGCGGGACAATATCTGGTTTACATATAAAGCACGTATTAATGCACATCATCGCCTGGAGTGGCTTGAAAAACACTCTCAGTTCATCCTCGTTTGGTATGCTATATTAAGTGCAGTGCTTTCAATCGTGACATTACGCTTTCCAAAAGTCCTAGGGAATAACACCGATATTCTTGCGACAATACTTTCGGTGGCTTTACTAGGTATTTCACTTGTAGTTTCAAACTTGGATTTCCGCGGCAGAGCAATATCCATGAGGAGGAATTATCTTGCACTACAGCGGCTCTATTCTGATACTACAATTGGGCAACCATTAACGCTTGAACAAAGAAAAAAATATCATGAATTGCTCGATGAAGTTGAGAATCATCTTGATATAGATGATCAAATCGCACGTGTAGCCCAGGTAGGACTTACAACAAGGATCCCTACCAAGAAAGAAAAACGAACAGTTCTAGGCTGGAAAATAAAGCGATTCATATTTACTTATTCCTTTTACCTACTCCCGCTTGTTTGGATAGCCTATGACTGCTGGTCGAATCTTTAA
- a CDS encoding phage minor tail protein L, whose protein sequence is MTINATLQQLEPGSKVLLFAVDGSAFGGPELYFHNHPIVYTGAELESADNLPAKSLWWQGVEYKPWPVSIEGLEVTGDGRAVTPTLNVANLDGSLSALCLAYQNMVQARVTIRMTFAHYLDARNFPGGNPQADPTQEKIEVFYIDSKTQEDNENIQFSLSSPADLQGIKIPTRQIHSLCTWCMRGQYRQSPCGYTGTQYFTERGKPTDEPAADACGGLMSDCKKRFGDTEQLPFGGFPGSALLRR, encoded by the coding sequence ATGACAATCAATGCCACTCTCCAGCAACTTGAGCCGGGGAGCAAAGTCTTATTGTTTGCAGTTGACGGTTCAGCGTTTGGTGGGCCAGAGCTGTATTTTCACAATCACCCTATCGTTTACACCGGGGCCGAACTGGAAAGTGCAGATAACTTACCCGCTAAATCCCTCTGGTGGCAGGGCGTCGAATATAAACCGTGGCCCGTCAGCATTGAAGGACTGGAAGTTACTGGCGATGGGCGGGCGGTGACACCGACCCTCAATGTGGCCAATCTGGACGGCTCGCTCAGTGCGTTATGTCTGGCTTACCAAAACATGGTGCAAGCGCGTGTCACGATCCGCATGACCTTTGCGCATTATCTGGATGCCCGTAATTTTCCCGGCGGCAACCCGCAAGCCGATCCGACACAGGAGAAAATCGAGGTTTTCTACATCGACAGCAAAACGCAAGAAGATAACGAAAACATTCAGTTTTCCCTCTCCTCCCCAGCCGATTTACAAGGCATTAAAATCCCGACTCGGCAAATTCATAGCTTGTGTACATGGTGTATGCGTGGACAGTACCGCCAGTCGCCGTGTGGCTACACCGGCACCCAATATTTTACTGAAAGAGGTAAGCCGACCGATGAGCCGGCGGCGGATGCCTGCGGGGGACTGATGAGCGATTGTAAAAAACGTTTTGGTGACACGGAACAGCTGCCTTTTGGCGGCTTCCCCGGTTCAGCGTTGCTGAGGCGATAA
- a CDS encoding C40 family peptidase, producing MTILRKSTTRAIMAHAQSTYPDECCGLIIQQHRRQHYLPCRNTALSPTEQFSIHPEDYAAAEDKGSIIAIVHSHPDATTQPSQLDIAQCDLSQIPWVIVSWPEGDIRTLMPIEGIKPLIGRPFVHGIWDCYAIVRDWFRLERTIELPDFERTDSWWVRGENLYMKQYAAAGFVACRGELQTGDVIIMQVQANEPNHAAIYLGDSLMLHHLYGQLSKREPYHGYWQERTIITLRYSSASADFLFREVTS from the coding sequence ATGACAATCCTGCGAAAATCCACGACCCGCGCCATCATGGCGCATGCTCAGTCCACCTATCCGGATGAATGTTGCGGGCTGATCATTCAACAGCATCGTCGGCAGCATTATCTTCCCTGTCGCAACACCGCACTGTCACCCACGGAACAGTTCAGTATTCACCCTGAGGATTATGCCGCTGCCGAAGACAAAGGTTCAATTATTGCCATTGTTCACAGCCACCCTGACGCGACCACACAGCCGAGCCAGTTGGATATCGCCCAGTGTGACCTGTCACAAATTCCTTGGGTGATTGTTTCGTGGCCAGAAGGGGATATCCGTACCCTGATGCCAATTGAAGGCATTAAACCACTCATTGGCCGCCCGTTCGTGCACGGTATCTGGGATTGTTATGCCATCGTGCGTGATTGGTTCAGACTGGAACGAACTATTGAACTCCCTGATTTTGAACGTACCGATAGCTGGTGGGTTCGGGGCGAAAATCTGTATATGAAACAGTATGCCGCTGCCGGATTTGTCGCGTGTCGCGGTGAATTACAGACAGGGGATGTGATCATTATGCAGGTGCAGGCCAATGAACCCAATCATGCAGCTATTTATCTGGGGGACAGCCTGATGCTGCACCATCTGTATGGACAGCTCAGCAAGCGAGAACCTTATCATGGCTACTGGCAGGAACGTACCATCATCACTTTGCGTTACTCATCCGCTTCAGCGGATTTTTTGTTTAGGGAAGTCACTTCATGA
- a CDS encoding tail assembly protein: MNTLRTVRLYGVLGTQFGRVHKLAVSTPQEAIRALSVLIKGFEHFLLTAKEQGLTFAVFNGKHNISREELVFVGQDDIRIAPMIIGSKNAGVFQTILGAVMVVAGAFLWATPFGAPMVMSGVGMMLGGVVQMLSPMPGGLARREDPDNKPSYAFGGPVNTVAQGNPVPIGYGRRRIGGAIISAGIYSEDQQ, translated from the coding sequence ATGAACACATTACGAACCGTGCGGCTTTACGGTGTACTGGGGACTCAGTTCGGGCGAGTACATAAACTGGCTGTCTCTACCCCGCAGGAAGCAATCCGGGCATTATCCGTGCTGATTAAAGGATTTGAACACTTCCTGCTGACTGCCAAAGAACAGGGGCTGACCTTTGCTGTGTTTAATGGAAAACACAATATCAGCCGAGAAGAGTTGGTATTTGTCGGGCAGGACGATATTCGTATTGCCCCGATGATTATTGGTAGCAAAAATGCCGGTGTTTTTCAGACCATTCTGGGCGCGGTGATGGTGGTTGCTGGCGCATTTTTGTGGGCGACCCCGTTTGGTGCGCCAATGGTCATGTCCGGGGTTGGAATGATGTTGGGTGGCGTGGTGCAGATGCTCTCACCTATGCCGGGCGGGCTGGCACGACGTGAAGATCCCGACAACAAACCCTCCTATGCTTTCGGTGGTCCGGTGAACACCGTGGCACAGGGAAATCCTGTGCCCATTGGCTACGGCAGACGCCGTATTGGTGGTGCCATCATTTCAGCGGGTATCTACTCTGAAGACCAACAATAA
- a CDS encoding host specificity protein J, with the protein MEKQPIQGNKGGRQQPRTPVEAPDSLQSTSYTKIILALGEGEFAGDLDGQRIFLDNTPLIGSDGRPNFEGIKWEFRPGTPYQAYIPGMPAVENARTVSAELVSSWVTTVTNTQLSAVRLRLSWPQLQRQKENGDTVGYRIEYAIDLATDGGAFKEILKTAVDGKSTTKYERSHRVDLPQAHSGWQLRLRRLTPKQNSNRIADAMVVEAITEVIDAKLSYPETALLFVQFDAKQFRNIPQITCEPKMRIIRVPSNYYLEPRRRYYHGSWDGTFKWSWSDNPAWVLYDLMINDRFSIGTRVKTENLNLAKWDLYRIAQYCDQMVSDGEGGEEPRFTCNVYIQSQEDAWAVLRDIAGIFRGMTFWSNNNMNVLADMPRDMDYLFTCANVRDGKFTYSSASEKTHYSTAMVSWSDPQNGYQDAIEPVFEHRLIRRYGIRQADITAIGCISQSEAIRRGKWVLHTNEHDRTANFTVGLEGYIPLPGYLIGVSDNLLSGVGRSGRIQAVPRRYIITLDRVPSAKVGDWLVINLPSGKAERDLISAINGQEVSVWDRGYAYSEQPEVGSIWVIESRYEPEQPFRVIGIKAGEDGVSFDITAVEHNPDKYALIDKDIRIDERTVTIIPPSVQPAPKDVLIDSYYSLNQGIISNTLQITWDAADSAVAYEVEWRKDNGNWITAPQTTVRGLEVPNVDDGRYQARVRATNAAAISSIWMNTQDTLLGSRKEIPSAPQSLQTTSLLFGIRLDWDFANPTDVLLKTEICYNKNGEDDDTLQFADISYPQRTHTLQGLAAGEKLYFRARLVDKSGNASEWTSWVSGVASNDTGWIVEASRDHFLDTEIGRRLQNQLNEQARVDAHHSQSIAENAQAIERLNDILEDIQRRMR; encoded by the coding sequence ATGGAAAAGCAGCCAATTCAAGGTAATAAAGGCGGCCGTCAGCAGCCGCGCACCCCAGTGGAAGCACCGGACTCCCTGCAATCCACTTCCTATACCAAGATTATCCTCGCGCTTGGTGAGGGAGAATTTGCGGGCGATCTGGATGGTCAGCGTATTTTTCTGGATAACACGCCGCTTATTGGCTCTGACGGCAGACCCAATTTTGAAGGGATCAAATGGGAATTCCGCCCCGGCACGCCCTATCAGGCGTATATCCCCGGTATGCCAGCGGTTGAAAATGCCCGAACCGTTAGTGCGGAACTGGTTAGCTCATGGGTGACGACGGTGACCAATACTCAACTGTCAGCAGTTCGCCTGCGGTTATCGTGGCCTCAGTTGCAGAGGCAAAAAGAAAACGGGGATACAGTGGGCTATCGCATTGAATATGCCATTGACCTCGCCACCGATGGCGGCGCTTTTAAGGAAATCCTGAAAACCGCCGTGGATGGCAAAAGCACCACTAAATACGAACGCTCTCATCGGGTGGATTTACCTCAAGCTCATTCGGGCTGGCAATTGCGTCTTCGGCGGTTAACGCCAAAACAGAACAGTAATCGAATCGCTGATGCCATGGTGGTGGAGGCCATCACTGAGGTGATCGATGCCAAATTAAGCTACCCGGAAACGGCTCTGTTATTTGTTCAGTTTGATGCCAAACAGTTCCGCAATATCCCACAAATCACCTGCGAACCCAAGATGCGCATCATCCGAGTGCCAAGCAATTATTATCTGGAACCCCGTCGCCGTTATTATCATGGCAGCTGGGATGGCACCTTCAAATGGTCATGGAGCGACAATCCTGCATGGGTGCTGTATGACCTGATGATCAATGACCGCTTCAGCATCGGCACCCGGGTGAAAACGGAAAACCTGAATCTGGCAAAATGGGATCTGTACCGCATCGCTCAATATTGCGACCAGATGGTGTCGGATGGTGAAGGCGGTGAAGAGCCGCGTTTCACCTGCAATGTCTATATTCAGTCACAAGAAGATGCCTGGGCCGTGTTACGTGACATTGCGGGGATCTTCCGGGGGATGACTTTCTGGTCCAATAATAACATGAACGTGCTGGCGGACATGCCGCGCGATATGGATTACCTCTTTACCTGTGCCAATGTGCGTGACGGCAAATTCACCTATTCCAGTGCCAGCGAGAAAACCCATTACTCCACGGCCATGGTGAGTTGGTCCGATCCGCAGAACGGCTATCAGGATGCTATCGAACCTGTGTTTGAACATCGCTTAATACGCCGCTATGGTATTCGGCAGGCCGATATTACCGCCATCGGTTGTATCAGCCAAAGTGAAGCGATCCGGCGTGGCAAATGGGTGTTGCACACCAACGAACATGACCGGACAGCCAATTTCACCGTCGGACTGGAGGGCTACATTCCTTTGCCAGGTTACCTTATCGGTGTGTCGGATAATCTGTTGTCAGGGGTGGGAAGGAGCGGTCGTATTCAGGCCGTGCCGAGGCGATACATTATCACCTTGGATCGGGTGCCGTCGGCAAAAGTGGGGGATTGGCTGGTTATCAACCTGCCGTCAGGTAAGGCAGAAAGGGATCTCATTTCAGCGATCAACGGACAGGAGGTTTCTGTGTGGGATCGTGGCTATGCCTATTCAGAACAACCTGAAGTAGGTTCAATCTGGGTCATTGAATCTCGCTATGAACCGGAGCAACCTTTCCGGGTTATTGGTATCAAAGCGGGGGAGGATGGCGTGTCATTTGACATCACAGCGGTTGAGCACAATCCCGACAAGTACGCACTTATCGACAAGGATATCCGCATTGACGAACGCACCGTGACCATTATTCCACCCAGTGTTCAGCCGGCACCGAAGGATGTTCTCATTGACAGTTATTATTCACTGAATCAGGGCATCATCTCCAACACGTTGCAGATCACATGGGATGCTGCCGACAGTGCCGTGGCCTATGAAGTCGAATGGCGCAAAGACAACGGTAATTGGATAACGGCTCCCCAGACTACTGTACGGGGCCTTGAGGTACCGAATGTTGATGACGGGCGCTATCAGGCGCGGGTCAGGGCGACTAATGCCGCGGCAATATCCAGTATCTGGATGAACACACAGGATACCCTGCTAGGTAGCCGCAAAGAGATTCCGTCGGCACCGCAGTCCCTCCAAACCACGTCGCTACTTTTTGGTATCCGGCTGGATTGGGACTTTGCCAACCCAACGGATGTTCTGCTGAAAACGGAAATTTGCTACAACAAAAACGGAGAAGATGATGACACGCTGCAGTTCGCCGATATTTCCTATCCGCAACGAACCCATACTTTGCAGGGGCTGGCGGCTGGGGAGAAGCTCTATTTTCGGGCTCGGCTGGTGGACAAATCGGGTAACGCTTCTGAGTGGACATCATGGGTCAGCGGTGTCGCGTCCAATGATACCGGCTGGATAGTAGAGGCCAGTCGGGATCATTTTCTGGACACAGAAATCGGGCGGCGCTTACAGAATCAACTCAATGAGCAAGCCAGAGTCGATGCGCATCATAGCCAGTCCATTGCGGAAAACGCGCAGGCCATTGAGAGGCTTAATGACATTCTGGAGGATATTCAGCGGCGTATGCGGTAA